One window from the genome of Actinoplanes teichomyceticus ATCC 31121 encodes:
- a CDS encoding lysophospholipid acyltransferase family protein — MPLLYSIGKLTVGNALMVGWKPRVEGLEHVPRTGGAIFAGNHLSVADELFLGASVPRHLAFWAKSDYFVGDGVKGFLSRKLMEGLGAIRVERAGGRAALTAFDAAIPALKAGDLVAVYPEGTRSPDGRLYRGRTGVARLAVAAGVPIIPVGMLGTEVVQPIGRLYPKLMRGVVTVKFGKPIETVGRADDRTSLRELTDQVMGEIQKLTGQEYVPRYAPKREQ, encoded by the coding sequence TTGCCGCTGCTCTACTCGATCGGCAAGCTCACCGTCGGCAACGCGCTGATGGTGGGCTGGAAGCCGCGCGTCGAGGGCCTCGAGCATGTGCCGCGGACCGGCGGCGCGATCTTCGCCGGTAACCACCTCTCGGTCGCCGACGAGCTGTTCCTCGGCGCGTCGGTGCCACGCCACCTGGCGTTCTGGGCCAAATCGGACTACTTCGTCGGTGACGGGGTGAAGGGCTTCCTCTCCCGCAAGCTGATGGAGGGCCTGGGCGCGATCCGGGTGGAACGGGCCGGCGGGCGTGCCGCGCTCACCGCGTTCGACGCGGCCATCCCCGCGCTCAAGGCCGGCGACCTGGTCGCGGTCTACCCGGAAGGCACCCGCTCGCCGGACGGGCGGCTCTACCGCGGGCGCACCGGCGTGGCCCGGCTGGCCGTCGCGGCCGGTGTTCCGATCATTCCGGTCGGGATGCTCGGCACCGAGGTGGTGCAGCCGATCGGGCGGTTGTACCCGAAGCTGATGCGCGGCGTGGTCACGGTCAAGTTCGGCAAGCCGATCGAGACCGTCGGCCGGGCCGACGACCGGACCTCGCTGCGCGAGCTCACCGACCAGGTGATGGGCGAGATCCAGAAGCTCACCGGCCAGGAGTACGTGCCCCGGTACGCCCCCAAGCGCGAGCAGTGA
- a CDS encoding SpoIIE family protein phosphatase gives MSESGGPDVTQELRLPWDDDPADLYDHAPCGYLTTLPDGTVLRVNRTFLEWTGYTRAQLVGHRRFRELLTAGDQIYHETHYAPLLMMQGEVHEIALEVVRADGLRLPVLVNSVMERGDSGAPRLIRTMVFNAAERRRYEKELLHARRVAEAAEKRVRVLQQIVADLAAAPTQAEVAEAVLRAPEPAFQATSGSVHLIDAERDRLVAVASTDPAIGAGDDMPRDSPRAVAEVARRGDLHVVHNLAEAAEHFPDLAASMTRAGRRTVVLLPLTTGPAEDQAGVTVLGVLAFSFAGERELTDGELRVIRLLGQQAGQALDRARLYDDARRREERAAFLAATTRALDEEHRLLQRSRRLVERVVPEIADWAAVRLHVGPAGLREDAGGPPPAEDLLAERIAEATRSARPVFATEGDPLGCTVLPLTARGRVLGTLSLRTAAEPRGAAAERAFLAELADRAGLALENARLYEQERAIAQSLQRSLLATDVPGGDPRFTVETHYRSGGQGLEVGGDWFDAFLITADKLAVVVGDVVGRGLEAAGTMGQLRSAVRALATAENGPARLLDGLDRFCQRVESARMATVAYAEVDLDSRELVYACAGHLPPLLHQPTGAGEFLAQARSGPIGSRAAGPRRTEHRMRLAPGSRLLLYTDGLVARRDRAVDRGLEVLSRTFGRLRGAPTKGLTAALADTLVGREHSADVCLLCLTLGTEERLERSLGADPLQIALLRSDLRAWLTGHGVDEDCLNAVLLGCSEAIANAIEHGYRDDPFGMVDVCATITDDAVEVRVADRGVWRGPGHARGRGIRLIEDSMDEVSFDRGEGTTVTMLRRRGPARGPVGG, from the coding sequence GTGAGCGAATCTGGCGGGCCGGACGTGACACAGGAGCTACGGCTGCCCTGGGACGACGATCCCGCGGACCTGTACGACCATGCGCCCTGCGGTTACCTGACGACGCTGCCGGACGGCACCGTGCTGCGGGTCAACCGGACGTTCCTGGAGTGGACCGGGTACACCCGCGCCCAGCTGGTCGGTCACCGCCGGTTCCGTGAGCTGCTCACTGCGGGTGACCAGATCTACCATGAGACCCATTACGCACCGTTGCTGATGATGCAGGGCGAGGTGCACGAGATCGCGCTCGAGGTGGTTCGTGCCGACGGTCTGCGCCTGCCCGTACTGGTCAACTCGGTGATGGAACGCGGCGACAGCGGCGCCCCGCGGCTGATCCGGACGATGGTCTTCAACGCCGCCGAGCGGCGGCGGTACGAGAAGGAGCTGCTGCACGCCCGGCGCGTCGCCGAGGCCGCGGAGAAGCGCGTCCGGGTGCTGCAGCAGATAGTGGCCGATCTGGCCGCCGCGCCCACCCAGGCGGAGGTGGCCGAGGCGGTGCTGCGCGCGCCGGAACCGGCGTTCCAGGCCACCAGCGGCAGCGTCCACCTCATCGACGCGGAGCGCGACCGGCTGGTCGCGGTCGCCTCCACCGATCCGGCCATCGGCGCCGGAGACGACATGCCGCGCGACTCCCCCCGGGCGGTCGCCGAGGTGGCCCGCCGCGGCGACCTGCACGTCGTGCACAACCTCGCGGAGGCCGCCGAGCACTTCCCGGACCTCGCCGCGTCGATGACCCGCGCCGGGCGCCGGACCGTGGTGCTGCTCCCGCTGACCACCGGCCCGGCCGAGGACCAGGCGGGCGTGACGGTGCTCGGCGTGCTGGCGTTCAGCTTCGCCGGGGAACGCGAGCTCACCGACGGCGAACTGCGGGTGATCCGCCTGCTGGGCCAGCAGGCCGGGCAGGCGCTGGACCGGGCCCGGCTCTACGACGACGCCCGCCGCCGGGAGGAGCGGGCCGCGTTCCTGGCCGCCACCACCCGGGCGCTGGACGAGGAGCACCGGCTGCTGCAGCGCAGTCGCCGGCTGGTCGAGCGGGTGGTGCCGGAGATCGCCGACTGGGCCGCGGTGCGGCTGCACGTCGGGCCGGCCGGGCTGCGCGAGGACGCCGGCGGTCCGCCCCCGGCCGAGGACCTGCTGGCCGAGCGGATCGCCGAGGCGACCCGGTCGGCGCGGCCGGTCTTCGCCACCGAGGGCGACCCACTGGGCTGCACGGTCCTGCCGCTCACCGCCCGCGGCCGGGTGCTCGGCACCCTGTCGCTGCGGACGGCGGCCGAGCCGCGCGGCGCCGCGGCCGAGCGGGCGTTCCTCGCCGAGCTGGCCGACCGGGCCGGGCTGGCGCTGGAGAACGCCCGGCTCTACGAGCAGGAACGGGCCATCGCCCAGTCGCTGCAGCGCAGCCTGCTCGCCACCGACGTGCCCGGCGGCGACCCGCGCTTCACGGTGGAGACCCACTACCGCTCCGGCGGGCAGGGCCTGGAGGTCGGCGGTGACTGGTTCGACGCCTTCCTGATCACCGCGGACAAGCTGGCCGTGGTGGTCGGCGACGTGGTCGGCCGGGGCCTGGAGGCGGCCGGCACGATGGGCCAGCTGCGCAGCGCGGTCCGGGCCCTGGCCACCGCGGAGAACGGCCCGGCCCGGCTGCTGGACGGGCTGGACCGGTTCTGTCAGCGGGTCGAGTCGGCGCGGATGGCCACGGTCGCCTACGCCGAGGTCGATCTGGACTCCCGCGAGCTGGTCTACGCCTGCGCCGGGCACCTGCCGCCGCTGCTGCACCAGCCGACCGGCGCCGGCGAGTTCCTGGCGCAGGCCCGCTCCGGCCCGATCGGGTCACGCGCCGCCGGGCCGCGCCGCACCGAGCACCGGATGCGCCTGGCCCCGGGCAGCCGCCTGCTGCTGTACACCGACGGGCTGGTGGCGCGCCGGGACCGGGCGGTCGACCGCGGGCTGGAGGTGCTCAGCCGGACCTTCGGCCGGTTGCGCGGCGCGCCGACGAAGGGCCTGACCGCGGCGCTGGCCGACACCCTGGTCGGCCGGGAGCACAGCGCCGACGTCTGCCTGCTGTGCCTGACCCTGGGCACGGAGGAGCGGCTGGAACGGTCGCTGGGCGCCGACCCGCTGCAGATCGCCCTGCTCCGCTCCGACCTGCGGGCCTGGCTGACCGGGCACGGGGTGGACGAGGACTGCCTGAACGCGGTGCTGCTGGGCTGCTCGGAAGCGATCGCCAACGCCATCGAGCACGGGTACCGGGACGACCCGTTCGGGATGGTCGACGTGTGCGCCACGATCACCGACGACGCGGTGGAGGTCCGGGTCGCCGACCGGGGCGTCTGGCGCGGGCCCGGGCACGCCCGCGGGCGCGGCATCCGGCTGATCGAGGACTCGATGGACGAGGTCTCGTTCGACCGCGGCGAGGGCACCACGGTGACGATGCTCCGGCGCCGGGGGCCGGCGCGCGGACCGGTCGGCGGGTGA
- the ndk gene encoding nucleoside-diphosphate kinase — translation MSSNTERSLVLVKPDAVRRGLLGEILSRFERKGLVIEALELRTMDAELADRHYAEHVDKAFYPPLKAFMTSGPLAAVVLSGDQVIDVVRAMIGATDGRKAAAGTIRGDLALSNRENLVHASDSPDSAKRELALWFPNL, via the coding sequence GTGTCCAGCAACACCGAGCGGTCGCTCGTGCTCGTCAAGCCTGATGCGGTCCGCCGCGGTCTGCTCGGTGAGATTCTGTCGCGTTTCGAGCGTAAGGGCCTGGTCATCGAGGCGCTGGAGTTGCGCACGATGGATGCCGAGCTGGCCGACCGGCACTACGCCGAGCACGTCGACAAGGCGTTCTACCCGCCGTTGAAGGCGTTCATGACCAGCGGCCCGCTCGCCGCCGTGGTGCTCTCCGGCGACCAGGTGATCGACGTGGTCCGCGCCATGATCGGCGCGACCGACGGGCGCAAGGCGGCCGCCGGCACGATCCGGGGCGACCTGGCGCTCTCCAACCGGGAGAACCTGGTGCACGCGTCCGACTCGCCGGACAGCGCCAAGCGCGAGCTGGCGCTCTGGTTCCCGAACCTCTGA
- a CDS encoding alpha/beta fold hydrolase: MGSTQRNAVTISGRESGQPMLFAHGYGCDQHMWRLVTPAFADTHRLVLFDHVGNGRSDLSAYDDAKYSSLDGYATDVLEIVHEHDLRDVLFVGHSVSAMIGVLAAVREPERFAGVVMVGPSPRYLDEESTGYVGGFGRADIEQMLESLDSNYLGWSSAMAPVIMGNPDRPELSQELTNSFCRTDPEIAGKFARVTFLSDNREDLPRMRVPSLVLQCADDVIAPAVVGEYVHKHTPQSTFAALNATGHCPNLSAPEETVDAIRSWL, from the coding sequence ATGGGCAGCACGCAGAGGAACGCCGTCACGATCTCCGGCCGTGAGTCCGGGCAGCCGATGCTCTTCGCGCACGGGTACGGGTGCGACCAGCACATGTGGCGGCTGGTCACCCCGGCCTTCGCCGACACGCACCGGCTGGTGCTGTTCGACCACGTCGGCAACGGGCGTTCGGATCTGTCGGCGTACGACGACGCCAAGTACTCCAGCCTGGACGGATACGCCACCGACGTGCTGGAGATCGTGCACGAGCACGACCTGCGGGACGTGCTGTTCGTGGGGCACTCGGTGAGCGCGATGATCGGCGTGCTCGCCGCGGTCCGCGAGCCGGAGCGCTTCGCCGGGGTGGTGATGGTCGGGCCGTCGCCGCGTTACCTCGACGAGGAGAGCACCGGCTACGTCGGCGGGTTCGGCCGGGCCGACATCGAGCAGATGCTGGAGTCGCTGGACAGCAACTATCTCGGCTGGTCCAGCGCGATGGCACCGGTGATCATGGGGAATCCGGACCGGCCGGAGCTGAGCCAGGAGCTGACCAACTCGTTCTGCCGTACCGATCCGGAGATAGCCGGGAAGTTCGCCCGGGTCACGTTCCTCTCCGACAACCGCGAGGATCTGCCCCGGATGCGGGTGCCCTCACTGGTCCTGCAGTGCGCCGACGACGTGATCGCGCCCGCCGTGGTCGGCGAGTACGTCCACAAGCACACCCCGCAGAGCACGTTCGCGGCGCTGAACGCGACCGGGCACTGTCCGAATCTGAGCGCTCCCGAGGAGACGGTTGACGCGATCAGGTCCTGGTTGTAG
- the ileS gene encoding isoleucine--tRNA ligase: MYPKHTDATGVPASPDLPAVERAVLDHWAQDRTFEASVEQRPAGDNGANEYVFYDGPPFANGLPHYGHLFTGYVKDLVPRYQTMRGKHVERRFGWDTHGMPAEVEAEKQLGITTKAQIVELGIDKFNEACRTSVLAYTKDWQGYVTRQARWVDFENDYKTLDPSYMESVMWAFKTLHDKGLVYEGFRVLAYCFRCETPLSNTETRMDDVYRDRTDPALTVKFRLDTGEDIAVWTTTPWTLPSNLALAVGPEIEYAVLADASGQKLILGAGRVGAYAKELEGYEQVGTVRGSELVGRRYTPLFDYLREPAGPNAFQVLGAEFVTTEDGTGVVHMAPAFGEDDQNACNAAGIPTVVTVDERTRFTSLVPDFEGVQVFDANKPVIAALKERGVVVRHDAYLHSYPHCWRCDTPLVYKAVSSWFVAVTRFRDRMVELNQEITWTPAHIKDGSFGKWLANARDWSISRNRFWGSPIPVWKSDDPQYPRVDVYGSYEELSRDFGVTVTDLHRPYIDELTRPNPDDPTGKSTMRRVPEVLDCWFESGSMPFAQVHYPFENKDWFEHHYPGDFIVEYIGQTRGWFYTMHVLATALFDRPAFRNCLSHGILLGEDGRKMSKSLRNYPDVYRVFDTYGSDAMRWMLMSSPVLRGGDMPVTETAIRDSVRQVLLPLWNVWYFFSLYANASGYEASLRVDSGHLLDRYILAKTGELVADVQRQLDEYDISGAAGSVRSYLDALTNWYVRRSRDRFWSGDADAFDTLATVLETLCRVVAPLAPLTAEEVWRGLTGGRSVHLTDWPAADAFPADHELVASMDAIRDVASAALSLRKAKGLRVRLPLATLTVAAPDSTALAGLGDLLKDEVNVKDVVFTDDVAAYCQQVLTVVPRALGPRVGKQVQQVIKAVKSGDWQLVDGAPVAAGVTLAEGEYELKLVAADAENSAPLPAGGGVVVLDAAVTPELAAEGLARDVIRVVQQARRDADLDVSDRIALVLSASPAVRDAVEAHREFVAGETLATSLTFGETTGFGGEVGDGEQVTVAVTAV; the protein is encoded by the coding sequence ATGTATCCCAAGCACACCGATGCGACCGGCGTCCCGGCCTCCCCGGACCTGCCCGCGGTCGAGCGCGCGGTCCTGGACCACTGGGCGCAGGACCGGACCTTCGAGGCCTCGGTCGAGCAGCGCCCGGCCGGCGACAACGGCGCCAACGAGTACGTCTTCTACGACGGCCCGCCGTTCGCCAACGGCCTGCCGCACTACGGCCACCTGTTCACCGGGTACGTCAAGGACCTGGTCCCGCGCTACCAGACGATGCGCGGCAAGCACGTGGAGCGCCGCTTCGGCTGGGACACCCACGGGATGCCCGCCGAGGTCGAGGCCGAGAAGCAGCTGGGCATCACCACCAAGGCGCAGATCGTCGAGCTGGGCATCGACAAGTTCAACGAAGCGTGCCGCACGTCCGTGCTCGCCTACACCAAGGACTGGCAGGGGTACGTCACCCGGCAGGCCCGGTGGGTCGACTTCGAGAACGACTACAAGACCCTCGACCCCAGTTACATGGAGTCGGTCATGTGGGCGTTCAAGACCCTGCACGACAAGGGCCTGGTCTACGAGGGTTTCCGGGTGCTCGCCTACTGCTTCCGGTGCGAGACGCCGCTGTCGAACACCGAGACCCGGATGGACGACGTCTACCGCGACCGCACCGACCCGGCGCTGACCGTCAAGTTCCGCCTCGACACCGGTGAGGACATCGCGGTCTGGACCACGACCCCGTGGACCCTGCCGTCGAACCTGGCGCTGGCCGTCGGGCCGGAGATCGAGTACGCGGTGCTGGCCGACGCATCCGGGCAGAAGCTGATCCTCGGGGCCGGGCGGGTCGGCGCCTACGCCAAGGAGCTGGAAGGCTACGAGCAGGTCGGTACCGTGCGCGGCAGCGAGCTGGTCGGGCGCCGCTACACGCCGCTCTTCGACTACTTGCGCGAGCCGGCCGGCCCGAACGCCTTCCAGGTGCTCGGCGCGGAGTTCGTGACCACCGAGGACGGCACCGGCGTGGTGCACATGGCGCCCGCGTTCGGCGAGGACGACCAGAACGCCTGCAACGCCGCCGGCATCCCGACCGTGGTGACCGTGGACGAGCGGACCCGGTTCACCTCGCTGGTGCCGGACTTCGAGGGTGTGCAGGTCTTCGACGCGAACAAGCCGGTCATCGCCGCGCTCAAGGAGCGCGGCGTGGTGGTGCGTCACGACGCGTACCTGCACTCGTACCCGCACTGCTGGCGGTGTGACACCCCGCTGGTCTACAAGGCGGTGTCGTCGTGGTTCGTGGCGGTGACCAGGTTCCGTGACCGGATGGTCGAGCTGAACCAGGAGATCACCTGGACGCCGGCGCACATCAAGGACGGCTCGTTCGGCAAGTGGCTGGCCAACGCCCGGGACTGGTCGATCTCCCGCAACCGGTTCTGGGGCTCGCCGATCCCGGTGTGGAAGTCCGACGACCCGCAGTACCCGCGCGTCGACGTGTACGGGTCGTACGAGGAGCTGTCGCGGGACTTCGGCGTCACCGTCACGGATCTGCACCGGCCGTACATCGACGAGCTGACCCGGCCCAACCCGGACGACCCGACCGGGAAGTCGACGATGCGGCGGGTGCCGGAGGTGCTGGACTGCTGGTTCGAGTCCGGCTCGATGCCGTTCGCCCAGGTGCACTACCCGTTCGAGAACAAGGACTGGTTCGAGCACCACTACCCGGGTGACTTCATCGTGGAGTACATCGGGCAGACCCGCGGCTGGTTCTACACCATGCACGTGCTGGCCACCGCGCTGTTCGACCGGCCGGCGTTCCGCAACTGCCTGAGCCACGGCATCCTGCTCGGCGAGGACGGGCGCAAGATGTCCAAGTCGCTGCGCAACTACCCGGACGTGTACCGGGTCTTCGACACCTACGGCTCGGACGCGATGCGCTGGATGCTGATGTCGTCGCCGGTGCTGCGGGGCGGGGACATGCCGGTCACCGAGACGGCGATCCGCGACTCGGTCCGGCAGGTGCTGCTGCCGCTCTGGAACGTCTGGTACTTCTTCAGCCTCTACGCGAACGCGTCCGGCTACGAGGCCTCGCTGCGGGTGGACTCCGGGCACCTGCTGGACCGTTACATCCTGGCCAAGACCGGTGAGCTGGTCGCGGACGTGCAGCGTCAGCTGGACGAGTACGACATCTCCGGCGCCGCCGGCAGCGTGCGCTCCTACCTGGACGCCCTGACCAACTGGTACGTCCGGCGCTCCCGGGACCGCTTCTGGTCCGGCGACGCCGACGCGTTCGACACCCTGGCCACCGTGCTGGAGACGCTCTGCCGGGTGGTGGCGCCGCTGGCCCCGCTGACCGCCGAGGAGGTCTGGCGCGGGCTGACCGGTGGCCGCTCGGTGCACCTGACCGACTGGCCCGCGGCGGACGCGTTCCCGGCCGACCACGAGCTGGTCGCGTCGATGGACGCGATCCGGGACGTGGCGTCCGCGGCGCTGTCGCTGCGCAAGGCCAAGGGTCTGCGGGTCCGGCTGCCGCTGGCCACGCTGACCGTCGCCGCCCCCGACTCGACCGCCCTGGCCGGCCTCGGCGACCTGCTCAAGGACGAGGTCAACGTCAAGGACGTGGTCTTCACCGACGACGTGGCGGCGTACTGCCAGCAGGTGCTCACCGTGGTGCCCCGGGCGCTCGGCCCGCGCGTCGGCAAGCAGGTCCAGCAGGTCATCAAGGCGGTCAAGTCCGGTGACTGGCAGCTGGTCGACGGCGCCCCGGTCGCGGCCGGGGTCACCCTGGCCGAGGGCGAGTACGAGCTGAAACTGGTCGCCGCGGACGCGGAGAACTCCGCGCCGCTGCCGGCCGGCGGCGGCGTGGTCGTGCTGGACGCCGCGGTCACCCCGGAGCTGGCCGCCGAGGGCCTGGCCCGGGACGTGATCCGGGTCGTGCAGCAGGCGCGCCGGGACGCCGACCTGGACGTCTCGGACCGGATCGCGCTGGTGCTGTCGGCGTCGCCGGCGGTGCGCGACGCGGTGGAGGCGCACCGCGAGTTCGTCGCCGGTGAGACGCTCGCCACGTCGCTGACCTTCGGCGAGACCACCGGTTTCGGCGGCGAGGTCGGCGACGGCGAGCAGGTCACGGTCGCCGTCACGGCCGTGTGA
- a CDS encoding alkaline phosphatase D family protein, whose amino-acid sequence MASMSRRNLLRAGVAGGVAGTLFEAPAFASADSRPVITHGVQSGDATADSAVVWARADRPGRLWVQASRRPDFRGSRVVRGPLVTPETGLTGKVRLRGLPAGERIHYRARVESLDRPGRFSLPVDGTLRTAPTRRADIRFVWTGDVAGQGWGIDPEHGGMRLFESARLRRPDFFLHSGDTVYADGPLAETVTLPDGRIWRNLLTDAKLKVAETLDEYRGQYAYNLLDDAYRRFVASVPQINQWDDHEVTNNWYPGEILDDARYTEKRVDVLAARAHQAYHEWVPTPQRTGPVYRKIPYGPLLDVFVLDMRTVKDPNDGNTYADRTRGLLGREQRQWLIDGLRRSRATWKVIANDLPLGLVVPDGAVAQEGVAQGDAGRPAGREIEFAEVLRAAHRHGVTGIVFLTADVHYTAAHHYDPARAAVADFTPFWEFVSGPAHAGAFGPNALDGTFGPEAVFVHAPPVANTSPALGYQHFGEVEIDGESGAFTVHLRDRDGVALWSTTLRP is encoded by the coding sequence ATGGCATCGATGTCACGACGGAATCTGTTGCGCGCCGGAGTGGCCGGCGGCGTCGCCGGGACCCTGTTCGAGGCGCCCGCGTTCGCCTCGGCCGACAGCCGGCCGGTGATCACCCACGGGGTGCAGAGCGGCGACGCCACCGCCGACTCGGCGGTGGTCTGGGCCCGGGCGGACCGGCCCGGACGGCTCTGGGTGCAGGCCAGCCGGCGCCCCGACTTCCGCGGCTCCCGGGTGGTACGCGGCCCGCTGGTCACCCCGGAGACCGGCCTCACCGGCAAGGTGCGCCTGCGCGGCCTGCCCGCCGGGGAGCGGATCCACTACCGGGCGCGGGTGGAGAGCCTGGACCGGCCCGGACGGTTCAGCCTGCCGGTGGACGGCACCCTGCGGACCGCGCCGACCCGCCGCGCCGACATCCGGTTCGTCTGGACCGGGGACGTGGCCGGCCAGGGCTGGGGCATCGACCCGGAGCACGGCGGGATGCGGCTGTTCGAGTCGGCGCGGCTGCGGCGGCCGGACTTCTTCCTGCACAGCGGGGACACCGTGTACGCCGACGGCCCGCTGGCCGAGACGGTCACGCTGCCGGACGGGCGGATCTGGCGCAACCTGCTCACCGACGCCAAGCTGAAGGTGGCCGAGACGCTGGACGAGTACCGCGGGCAGTACGCGTACAACCTGCTCGACGACGCGTACCGGCGGTTCGTCGCGTCGGTGCCGCAGATCAACCAGTGGGACGACCACGAGGTCACGAACAACTGGTACCCGGGGGAGATCCTGGACGACGCGCGGTACACCGAGAAGCGGGTGGACGTGCTGGCGGCCCGGGCGCATCAGGCGTACCACGAGTGGGTGCCGACGCCGCAGCGCACCGGGCCGGTGTACCGGAAGATCCCGTACGGGCCGCTGCTCGACGTCTTCGTGCTGGACATGCGCACGGTCAAGGATCCCAACGACGGCAACACCTACGCCGACCGCACGCGCGGGCTGCTCGGGCGCGAGCAGCGGCAGTGGCTGATCGACGGGCTGCGCCGCAGCCGGGCGACCTGGAAGGTGATCGCCAACGACCTGCCGCTGGGCCTGGTCGTGCCGGACGGGGCGGTCGCGCAGGAGGGGGTCGCGCAGGGCGACGCGGGCCGGCCGGCGGGCCGCGAGATCGAGTTCGCCGAGGTGCTGCGGGCGGCGCACCGGCACGGGGTGACCGGGATCGTCTTCCTGACCGCGGACGTGCACTACACCGCCGCGCACCACTACGACCCGGCGCGGGCGGCGGTGGCGGACTTCACCCCGTTCTGGGAGTTCGTGTCCGGCCCCGCGCACGCGGGCGCGTTCGGCCCGAACGCGCTGGACGGCACGTTCGGGCCGGAGGCGGTCTTCGTGCACGCCCCGCCGGTGGCCAACACCTCGCCGGCCCTGGGTTACCAGCACTTCGGCGAGGTGGAGATCGACGGCGAGTCCGGCGCCTTCACGGTGCACCTGCGGGATCGGGACGGGGTCGCGCTCTGGTCCACCACGCTGCGGCCGTGA
- a CDS encoding TIGR03960 family B12-binding radical SAM protein codes for MSVSSVFPQLEQLLPRVSKPIQYVGGELGAVVKDWDATVVRWALMYPDAYEVGLPNQGVQILYEVLNEQPDVLAERTYAVWPDLEALMKEHGVPQFTVDAHRPVKAFDMFGVSFATELGYTNLLSALDLAGIPLNSADRTEDDPVVLAGGHAAFNPEPIADFIDAAVLGDGEEAVLEITGIIREWKAEGRPGGRDELLLRLARTESIYVPRFYDVDYLSDGRIQRVVPNRPDVPFRVAKRTTMDLDAWPYPKKPLVPLAETVHERYAVEIFRGCTRGCRFCQAGMITRPVRERSITTVGQMVKEGLEFSGFNEVGLLSLSSADHSEIGDMCSGLAQQYADSNVSLSLPSTRVDAFNIDLAQELSRNGRRTGLTFAPEGGSERIRKVINKMVTKEDLIRTVVTAYSNGWRQVKLYFMCGLPTETDEDVLEIADMAHEVIRAGREAAGTKDIRCTVSIGGFVPKPHTPFQWASMERPEVIDARLKLLKQAINSDRSLGRAIGFRYHDGEPSLIEGLLSRGDRRVGQVIRRVWEKGGRFDGWSEHFSYARWVEACAEVLPEYGVDLDWYTTREREEAEVLPWDHLDSGLDKDWLWQDWQDSTAEFEQDDCRWTPCFDCGVCPAMDTEIQIGPTGKKLLPLTRVNGLRVPV; via the coding sequence ATGAGCGTGAGTTCCGTCTTCCCGCAGCTCGAGCAGCTGCTGCCGCGGGTCAGCAAACCGATCCAGTACGTGGGCGGCGAGCTCGGCGCCGTTGTCAAGGACTGGGACGCCACCGTCGTCCGGTGGGCGCTGATGTACCCCGACGCCTACGAGGTCGGCCTGCCCAACCAGGGTGTGCAGATCCTCTACGAGGTGCTCAACGAGCAGCCCGACGTGCTCGCCGAGCGGACGTACGCGGTGTGGCCGGACCTCGAGGCGCTGATGAAGGAACACGGCGTCCCGCAGTTCACCGTCGACGCGCACCGGCCCGTCAAGGCGTTCGACATGTTCGGCGTGTCGTTCGCCACCGAGCTGGGGTACACCAACCTGCTCAGCGCGCTCGATCTGGCCGGCATCCCGCTCAACAGCGCGGACCGTACCGAGGACGACCCGGTCGTGCTCGCCGGTGGGCACGCCGCGTTCAACCCGGAGCCGATCGCCGACTTCATCGACGCCGCCGTGCTCGGTGACGGCGAGGAGGCGGTCCTGGAGATCACCGGGATCATCCGGGAGTGGAAGGCGGAGGGCCGCCCCGGCGGGCGTGACGAGCTGCTGCTGCGTCTGGCCCGCACGGAGAGCATCTACGTGCCGCGCTTCTACGACGTGGATTACCTGAGCGACGGCCGCATCCAGCGCGTCGTGCCGAACCGGCCGGACGTGCCGTTCCGGGTGGCCAAGCGGACGACGATGGACCTGGATGCCTGGCCGTACCCGAAGAAGCCGCTGGTCCCGCTCGCCGAGACGGTTCACGAGCGGTATGCCGTGGAGATCTTCCGGGGTTGCACCCGGGGCTGCCGGTTCTGCCAGGCCGGCATGATCACCCGCCCGGTGCGGGAGCGGTCGATCACCACGGTCGGCCAGATGGTCAAGGAGGGCCTGGAGTTCTCCGGCTTCAACGAGGTCGGTCTGCTCTCGCTCTCCAGCGCCGACCACTCGGAGATCGGCGACATGTGCTCGGGCCTGGCCCAGCAGTACGCCGACAGCAACGTCTCGCTGTCGCTGCCGTCCACCCGGGTCGACGCGTTCAACATCGATCTGGCTCAGGAGCTGTCCCGCAACGGGCGGCGTACCGGCCTGACCTTCGCGCCGGAGGGCGGCTCGGAGCGGATCCGCAAGGTCATCAACAAGATGGTGACCAAGGAGGACCTGATCCGGACCGTGGTCACGGCGTACTCGAACGGCTGGCGGCAGGTGAAGCTGTACTTCATGTGCGGCCTGCCCACCGAGACCGACGAGGACGTGCTGGAGATCGCCGACATGGCGCACGAGGTGATCCGGGCCGGGCGCGAGGCGGCCGGCACCAAGGACATCCGCTGCACCGTGTCGATCGGCGGATTCGTGCCGAAACCGCACACCCCGTTCCAGTGGGCGAGCATGGAGCGGCCGGAGGTCATCGACGCCCGCCTCAAGCTGCTCAAGCAGGCGATCAACAGCGACCGCTCGCTGGGCCGGGCGATCGGCTTCCGCTACCACGACGGCGAGCCGTCACTGATCGAGGGCCTGCTGTCGCGCGGCGACCGCCGGGTCGGCCAGGTCATCCGCCGGGTCTGGGAGAAGGGCGGCCGGTTCGACGGCTGGTCCGAGCACTTCTCGTACGCCCGCTGGGTCGAGGCCTGCGCCGAGGTGCTCCCGGAGTACGGCGTCGACCTGGACTGGTACACCACCCGCGAGCGCGAGGAGGCCGAGGTCCTGCCCTGGGACCACCTGGACTCCGGCCTCGACAAGGACTGGCTCTGGCAGGACTGGCAGGACTCGACAGCCGAGTTCGAGCAGGACGACTGCCGCTGGACGCCGTGCTTCGACTGCGGCGTGTGCCCGGCGATGGACACCGAGATCCAGATCGGTCCGACCGGTAAGAAACTGCTTCCCCTGACCCGGGTGAACGGCCTGCGGGTCCCCGTTTAG